Proteins encoded in a region of the Sugiyamaella lignohabitans strain CBS 10342 chromosome B, complete sequence genome:
- the YSA1 gene encoding Ysa1p (Nudix hydrolase family member with ADP-ribose pyrophosphatase activity; shown to metabolize O-acetyl-ADP-ribose to AMP and acetylated ribose 5'-phosphate; GO_component: GO:0005737 - cytoplasm [Evidence IDA] [PMID 14562095]; GO_component: GO:0005739 - mitochondrion [Evidence IDA] [PMID 14576278]; GO_component: GO:0005739 - mitochondrion [Evidence IDA] [PMID 16823961]; GO_component: GO:0005739 - mitochondrion [Evidence IDA] [PMID 19251690]; GO_component: GO:0005634 - nucleus [Evidence IDA] [PMID 14562095]; GO_function: GO:0047631 - ADP-ribose diphosphatase activity [Evidence IEA]; GO_function: GO:0047631 - ADP-ribose diphosphatase activity [Evidence IDA] [PMID 10542272]; GO_function: GO:0016787 - hydrolase activity [Evidence IEA,IEA]; GO_function: GO:0046872 - metal ion binding [Evidence IEA]; GO_process: GO:0019693 - ribose phosphate metabolic process [Evidence IDA] [PMID 10542272]; GO_process: GO:0019693 - ribose phosphate metabolic process [Evidence IDA] [PMID 12370179]) — MFNDPGFCNTNMKMVQVSVDLNDPRNKNPKPQLEDGEFIETFTVPLAELPEQLENLSKQGYILDARIQNVADGIALAREHLL, encoded by the coding sequence ATGTTTAATGATCCTGGTTTTTGTAATACAAACATGAAGATGGTGCAAGTTTCGGTGGATCTGAACGACCCTCGCAACAAAAATCCCAAACCTCAATTGGAGGACGGTGAGTTCATCGAGACATTCACTGTTCCATTAGCCGAGTTACCAGAACAATTGGAAAACCTTTCGAAACAAGGATATATTTTAGATGCCAGGATTCAAAATGTAGCTGACGGAATTGCACTGGCTCGCGAACACCTGCTTTAA
- a CDS encoding putative aminopeptidase (Putative aminopeptidase; GO_component: GO:0005575 - cellular_component [Evidence ND]; GO_function: GO:0004177 - aminopeptidase activity [Evidence IEA]; GO_function: GO:0016787 - hydrolase activity [Evidence IEA]; GO_function: GO:0046872 - metal ion binding [Evidence IEA]; GO_function: GO:0003674 - molecular_function [Evidence ND]; GO_function: GO:0008233 - peptidase activity [Evidence IEA,IEA]; GO_process: GO:0008150 - biological_process [Evidence ND]; GO_process: GO:0006508 - proteolysis [Evidence IEA,IEA]) produces MKYFAPAIAGLTAGAGVANALSVSGLVAGFSGAVSDLWNGEVQLPLGASSEQRLLQLSETEQIWATEDEMLQLKRQGKTFFDVTDHIEFYNLVQEASSSNVAQINSVLGQASESGASSDVAVAAANAALRINSTVEFPSEVGYRKEVKKLSEQLNKDNLKSNLVEFSSFHTRYAKSEHGLNSSLWLFDHVKEIADKSAYKATVTLFDHSWLQKSVIARIPGTKNPDKVVVVGAHQDSINLLFPSLLAAPGADDDGSGTVTILEVFRVLTEAGFEPENTLEFQWYSAEELGLWGSQDIFNSYSKKEVDVVAMLQQDMTGYSAGTTADGSPDSLGLITDFVDEGLTDFIRLVVEEYCDIGYVETKCGYACSDHASAAKVGYPSAFVIESAFSSSDHYLHTTRDTVDVLDFDHMHQHAKLTLGFAYELARAEF; encoded by the coding sequence ATGAAGTATTTTGCCCCTGCTATTGCTGGTCTCACAGCCGGTGCCGGTGTCGCCAATGCCCTTAGTGTTTCGGGATTGGTTGCTGGTTTTTCTGGAGCTGTCTCCGATTTATGGAACGGTGAGGTCCAACTTCCTTTGGGTGCCAGCTCTGAACAGAGATTGCTTCAATTGAGTGAAACTGAGCAGATTTGGGCCACTGAGGACGAGATGCTCCAACTTAAGCGCCAAGGCAAGACTTTCTTCGATGTCACTGACCATATCGAATTTTATAATCTTGTCCAagaagcttcttcttctaatgTGGCACAAATCAACTCAGTTCTTGGCCAAGCTTCCGAatctggtgcttcttctgatgtcgcagttgctgctgccaatgctgctcTCAGAATCAATTCCACTGTTGAGTTTCCTTCTGAGGTCGGTTACCGTAAAGAAGTCAAGAAACTCTCTGAACAATTGAATAAAGACAACCTCAAGTCCAATTTGGTGGAGTTCTCTTCATTCCACACCCGTTATGCCAAGAGTGAGCACGGACTCAACAGTTCTTTATGGTTGTTCGATCATGTcaaggagattgctgataAGTCGGCTTACAAGGCCACTGTTACTTTATTCGACCATTCCTGGCTGCAAAAGTCGGTTATTGCCCGTATTCCCGGTACTAAGAACCCTGACAAGGTTGTAGTTGTTGGAGCCCACCAAGACTCGATCAATCTTTTGTTCCCTTCTTTGTtggctgctcctggtgctgatgacgatggAAGTGGAACTGTTACCATTCTCGAGGTGTTCCGTGTTTTGACCGAGGCCGGCTTTGAGCCCGAAAACACTTTAGAGTTCCAATGGTACTCTGCCGAAGAGCTTGGTTTGTGGGGATCCCAAGACATTTTCAACAGCTACTCCAAGAAGGAggttgatgttgttgccATGTTGCAACAGGACATGACTGGTTACTCTGCCGGAACCACTGCTGATGGTTCTCCCGACTCTTTGGGTCTGATCACCGACTTTGTGGATGAGGGTCTTACCGATTTCATCAggcttgttgttgaggagtATTGCGATATCGGCTACGTTGAGACCAAGTGCGGTTACGCCTGTTCTGACCACGCCAGTGCTGCCAAGGTCGGCTACCCCAGCGCCTTCGTCATCGAGTCGGCCTTCTCGAGCTCCGACCACTACCTTCACACCACCCGCGACACTGTCGACGTGCTCGACTTCGACCACATGCACCAACATGCCAAGCTCACCCTGGGTTTCGCCTATGAACTTGCTAGGGCCGAATTCTAA
- the DFR1 gene encoding dihydrofolate reductase (Dihydrofolate reductase involved in tetrahydrofolate biosynthesis; required for respiratory metabolism; GO_component: GO:0005737 - cytoplasm [Evidence IDA] [PMID 14562095]; GO_component: GO:0005829 - cytosol [Evidence IC] [PMID 1427091]; GO_component: GO:0005829 - cytosol [Evidence IC] [PMID 2827121]; GO_component: GO:0005829 - cytosol [Evidence IC] [PMID 2838385]; GO_component: GO:0005739 - mitochondrion [Evidence IDA] [PMID 14562095]; GO_function: GO:0050661 - NADP binding [Evidence IEA]; GO_function: GO:0004146 - dihydrofolate reductase activity [Evidence IEA,IEA]; GO_function: GO:0004146 - dihydrofolate reductase activity [Evidence IMP] [PMID 1427091]; GO_function: GO:0004146 - dihydrofolate reductase activity [Evidence IMP] [PMID 2827121]; GO_function: GO:0004146 - dihydrofolate reductase activity [Evidence IDA] [PMID 2838385]; GO_function: GO:0003729 - mRNA binding [Evidence IDA] [PMID 21124907]; GO_function: GO:0016491 - oxidoreductase activity [Evidence IEA]; GO_process: GO:0046452 - dihydrofolate metabolic process [Evidence IMP] [PMID 1427091]; GO_process: GO:0006545 - glycine biosynthetic process [Evidence IEA]; GO_process: GO:0009165 - nucleotide biosynthetic process [Evidence IEA]; GO_process: GO:0006730 - one-carbon metabolic process [Evidence IEA]; GO_process: GO:0055114 - oxidation-reduction process [Evidence IEA,IEA]; GO_process: GO:0046654 - tetrahydrofolate biosynthetic process [Evidence IEA]; GO_process: GO:0046654 - tetrahydrofolate biosynthetic process [Evidence IMP] [PMID 1427091]) — protein sequence MSSGRPVTLILAAAVPSLAIGRGGTLPWRLAKEMKYFRQVTTNGIVIMGRKTWESIPAKFRPLADRTNVVITRSPENLQLPDSVLVASSLEDAQSKVAHLDGRLFVIGGAQLYKSALQLPSTKHVLLTEISHEFPDCDAFFDYFPWYSAETATPEGAEWTRRSFDQLKEFLGDQIQDFTGDDGSVEEKGIPYTFTLWSRD from the coding sequence ATGTCTAGCGGCCGACCAGTTACTTTGATCCTTGCCGCGGCAGTGCCGTCGCTGGCTATTGGTAGGGGCGGGACTTTGCCGTGGAGGCTAGCCAAGGAAATGAAGTATTTTCGACAGGTGACGACCAATGGCATTGTCATCATGGGCCGCAAGACCTGGGAGTCGATTCCTGCCAAGTTCCGACCGCTGGCCGACAGGACCAATGTCGTTATTACTCGTTCTCCAGAGAACCTTCAGCTGCCAGATTCGGTGCTTGTCGCGTCGTCGCTGGAAGATGCTCAATCGAAAGTCGCTCATCTCGATGGCAGGTTATTCGTTATTGGAGGTGCTCAGTTGTACAAATCGGCTCTGCAGTTGCCGAGTACTAAACATGTCCTTCTTACAGAGATTTCTCATGAATTCCCGGACTGCGACGCCTTTTTTGACTACTTTCCATGGTATTCTGCTGAGACTGCTACTCCAGAAGGCGCTGAATGGACTCGTCGCTCGTTCGACCAGCTCAAGGAGTTCCTTGGTGACCAGATCCAGGATTTCACAGGTGACGATGGTAGTGTCGAGGAAAAGGGCATCCCGTACACATTCACGCTGTGGAGTAGAGACTAG
- the PPS1 gene encoding tyrosine/serine/threonine protein phosphatase PPS1, translating into MAFMGVAVAPATTPGSDPEELASAGEICPPASAPAGGISLKLNKHLRQSRRAKRSATAASGPVTRSSSLSGSSVPGSAGGQRDNEPDMDIQPKLHIKAMRINPAKQMRYQSDLGAGAVIASVSGSALGSGRGAGGGAGAGAGSGSGSNVASSSPSSSSSRASSHSRTRSQSHTRSSSNPIIRDNGATAHLNIPLPPIPTAHTDNIVNLLTPPSGNGFKSIDPLVIPPAKSTPATPPMSPTKETAEHIEDQSLDISTAPSTVTSGKSISPSQSPPQSESHTPPPPLAPLENPLNTAQTACESATSRIPLISARTLASAIDDHYSKHLPEVDSVFPWMHGLHPKNLCQRAFLDPLKRYRDSSGVYFDLSRVNEDLLDDSSIFLTPNDVHGLMIVKVGDENNYYGTLVGTVGIDEILARRDGLGEDELDEWRLGTVPAATVNATATATASATESATATACASVSESESTNATATASATATVIASTTASGDTSTTASAIVSEETLNSAGEMDIVDADAASSTPVAVPVEVTNAAKDAVNYAKQMRKQSFNGDTTTVKDSSDNSADADFVMVDESDTDSPDNYCPYIGKFLCLDPPEGISLRNFQIQVAKWATLSNICIYAPDPKDRGYARKLALLVNQAQRDFHQSNPHISMYKTFVCDATVDEMLKIAPHTVSIPPQLLVVDEEEVRLKNWDSNFLFHERVEMSMMSSASPIACDVTNTNLSGGVWLGNTVDFETYIDMCQSPIETSVIDESIRTRNWATFIECFEGPQLPPFQVIDQYIKEAETIIAYTENKTRPTTSLTPLSIQFPSSGSIPLSECNDDVFFAIVSLCKLMYLRSKVPHRDGQAGVLIYCNDGYTETSLLALAYTIYATGVSSSQAWIDLHVKYSRPFFCFTVDVLVIMALERVLLEYSPAIPTSRYYNNNGAVYKQPSIGNSLQISNEMPAWFVKLDGSLPSKILPHMYLGSLHHAENPEMLVQLGIKRILSVGESLTWMCYENEMPRTSESSGFIYDKPSEGLSKVMYMDNIQDDGVDALTNSLAACLQFIDEGYKAGEPTLVHCRVGVSRSATVCIAEVMKRLSVGLPRAYLFVRVRRLNVIIQPNLRFMYELVKWEEMNRQNGEGWLREVDWHILCREISIINKVYIS; encoded by the coding sequence ATGGCATTCATGGGAGTGGCAGTTGCACCGGCAACGACGCCGGGTTCGGACCCGGAGGAACTGGCCTCGGCTGGTGAGATATGTCCACCGGCGTCGGCTCCAGCAGGCGGGATCTCGTTGAAACTGAATAAACATTTGCGGCAGTCACGGCGTGCGAAGAGGTCTGCTACAGCTGCCAGTGGACCGGTGACGAGATCGTCGTCTTTGTCGGGGTCGTCGGTTCCGGGGTCGGCAGGCGGTCAGAGGGACAATGAACCAGATATGGATATCCAGCCCAAACTACATATCAAGGCCATGAGGATCAATCCTGCGAAGCAGATGAGATACCAATCGGATCTGGGTGCGGGTGCGGTGATTGCGTCTGTATCGGGTTCGGCATTGGGATCAGGAAGAGGAGCTGGAGGAGGGgctggagcaggagcagggTCCGGATCAGGGTCTAATGTTGCATCAAGCTCGCCATCGAGTTCCAGTTCACGAGCCAGTTCGCATTCTCGTACTCGTTCACAGTCTCATACGCGGTCCAGTTCGAATCCAATTATACGTGATAATGGAGCGACTGCTCATTTGAACATCCCGTTACCGCCCATTCCCACTGCTCATACTGATAATATCGTCAATTTACTAACGCCGCCATCGGGCAATGGGTTTAAAAGCATTGACCCGTTAGTGATTCCTCCTGCTAAGAGCACACCGGCTACTCCGCCCATGTCACCGACTAAAGAGACGGCAGAGCATATTGAAGACCAGTCGTTAGACATTTCTACAGCACCTTCGACTGTAACATCTGGCAAATCAATATCTCCGTCACAATCTCCTCCACAGTCTGAATCACAtactccaccaccaccactggctcctctcgaGAATCCTCTTAATACCGCACAAACGGCGTGTGAATCAGCCACAAGTAGAATTCCATTGATCTCGGCACGAACGCTGGCGTCAGCGATAGACGACCATTACTCGAAACATCTGCCGGAAGTGGATTCTGTGTTTCCCTGGATGCACGGACTGCATCCTAAGAACCTATGCCAGCGAGCGTTTCTCGATCCGTTGAAGAGGTATCGGGATAGTTCGGGAGTTTATTTCGATCTGTCTCGGGTTAATGAGGACTTGTTAGACGACTCGTCGATTTTTTTGACTCCGAATGATGTTCATGGACTGATGATTGTTAAAGTTGGCGATGAGAACAACTATTACGGTACATTAGTGGGTACAGTTGGTATTGACGAGATTCTTGCACGAAGAGATGGTCTTGGCGAAGACGAGCTGGATGAGTGGAGATTGGGTACAGTTCCTGCTGCGACTGTGAATGCGACTGCGACTGCGACTGCCAGTGCCACTGAGAGTGCTACTGCAACGGCATGTGCGAGTGTGAGTGAGAGTGAGAGCACAAATGCAACGGCAACTGCCAGCGCAACTGCGACAGTAATAGCTTCTACGACAGCTTCGGGTGATACCTCAACAACCGCTTCAGCAATTGTATCTGAAGAGACTCTGAACTCTGCCGGAGAAATGGATATTGTCGATGCAGATGCTGCTAGTTCGACCCCAGTGGCTGTGCCTGTAGAAGTGACCAATGCAGCTAAAGACGCTGTGAACTATGCCAAACAAATGAGAAAACAGAGTTTCAACGGCGATACTACTACTGTCAAAGACTCCTCTGACAATTcagctgatgctgattttGTCATGGTAGACGAGTCAGATACAGACTCGCCCGACAACTACTGTCCTTATATTGGCAAATTTCTCTGTCTCGACCCTCCTGAAGGCATTTCACTGCGAAACTTTCAAATCCAAGTCGCCAAATGGGCCACTCTATCCAACATCTGTATTTATGCACCAGATCCCAAAGACCGTGGGTACGCTAGAAAACTAGCGTTGCTCGTCAACCAAGCTCAACGAGACTTTCACCAGTCCAATCCTCATATCAGCATGTACAAGACATTTGTGTGTGATGCCACTGTCGACGAAATGTTGAAAATTGCCCCTCACACAGTGTCGATACCCCCTCAGCTATTAGTAgtggatgaagaagaagtcagACTGAAGAACTGGGATTCCaactttttgtttcatGAGAGAGTCGAGATGTCGATGATGTCAAGTGCTTCACCAATAGCTTGTGACGTAACAAATACCAATCTGTCGGGAGGAGTGTGGCTCGGAAATACTGTTGATTTCGAGACATACATTGACATGTGCCAATCTCCCATTGAGACTAGTGTGATTGACGAATCGATTCGCACCAGAAACTGGGCTACATTTATTGAATGTTTTGAAGGGCCACAACTCCCACCGTTCCAAGTGATTGATCAGTATATTAAAGAAGCCGAGACGATTATTGCATATACCGAGAATAAGACCCGACCAACTACCAGCTTGACTCCTCTGTCTATCCAGTTTCCTTCATCTGGATCAATTCCTCTATCTGAATGTAACGACGATGTGTTTTTCGCCATTGTCAGTCTTTGCAAGTTGATGTATTTACGGTCGAAAGTCCCTCATCGCGATGGACAAGCTGGTGTACTAATTTACTGCAACGACGGCTATACGGAAACAAGTCTATTGGCATTGGCATATACTATCTACGCTACAGGGGTAAGCTCATCACAGGCATGGATTGATCTACACGTGAAATACAGTCGAccatttttctgtttcacTGTCGACGTACTGGTGATCATGGCATTAGAAAGAGTTCTCTTAGAATACTCACCAGCCATCCCCACTAGTAGGTattacaacaacaatggaGCGGTATATAAACAACCATCCATTGGTAATAGCCTGCAAATATCGAATGAAATGCCCGCATGGTTTGTGAAGCTCGATGGAAGCTTGCCATCGAAGATTTTGCCTCACATGTACCTAGGATCATTACACCATGCGGAGAACCCCGAGATGCTTGTTCAACTAGGAATTAAACGAATTCTCAGTGTAGGAGAGTCACTGACTTGGATGTGctatgaaaatgaaatgcCGCGAACGTCCGAGTCTAGCGGGTTTATATATGACAAGCCATCTGAAGGGCTTTCAAAGGTCATGTACATGGACAACATCCAGGACGATGGTGTAGACGCATTAACAAACTCATTGGCAGCTTGTTTGCAGTTTATAGATGAGGGATACAAAGCTGGCGAGCCGACTTTAGTGCATTGTAGAGTAGGAGTATCCAGATCAGCTACCGTGTGTATTGCAGAAGTTATGAAACGACTCAGTGTGGGATTACCAAGAGCATATTTGTTTGTACGAGTTCGACGATTGAACGTGATTATTCAACCCAACCTTCGATTTATGTACGAGTTGGTTAAATGGGAAGAGATGAACCGGCAGAACGGCGAGGGCTGGCTGCGAGAAGTTGACTGGCATATTCTGTGTAGAGAGATTTCAATCATCAACAAGGTGTATATTTCCTGA
- a CDS encoding NAD dependent epimerase/dehydratase family protein (XP_001275318|NAD dependent epimerase/dehydratase family protein [Aspergillus clavatus NRRL 1]) — protein sequence MVKVLIIGATGYIGGATAAALRKNNHRVYGLARTADKAKALAQNEIIPIEGSVDESDSYAKEIEKHAIDVIIDIAGPPSTTQKLLADLAPVAEARNKKFSHGPSNKIGFIYCGGMWVHGSSVDPVSDLELVGTDRATTNPPELVAWRPALEDTILSKTDLFDSIVVRPALVYGGISPIWGLPWGPIAAGLSSNASSVTIPVDAEAIASLIHVDDVATGFVAAVENLPILSKTYPVFDLSTSFEPVALINQLAARALGYKGKLEYHVPDGPDGLFPRAFGTTLNSSGSRLTALTGWRPTKLSMLSEVDIYAQAWLAANN from the coding sequence ATGGTTAAAGTATTAATTATTGGTGCTACTGGCTACATTGGAGgagccactgctgctgctctgaGAAAGAACAACCACCGAGTTTACGGATTGGCACGAACTGCTGATAAAGCCAAGGCTCTTGCTCAAAACGAAATCATTCCCATTGAAGGCTCTGTCGACGAATCTGATTCGTATGCCAAGGAAATTGAAAAGCACGCTATCGATGTTATTATCGACATTGCCGGCCCTCCTTCCACCACCCAGAAATTATTGGCTGATCTAGCACCAGTTGCTGAAGCCAGAAACAAGAAGTTCTCGCATGGTCCCTCCAACAAGATTGGATTTATTTACTGTGGTGGTATGTGGGTTCATGGAAGTTCAGTTGATCCCGTCAGTGATCTCGAGTTAGTTGGTACTGATCGTGCCACTACCAACCCTCCTGAGTTGGTTGCCTGGAGACCTGCTCTCGAAGATACCATTTTGTCGAAAACCGATCTGTTCGACTCGATTGTGGTTCGTCCTGCTCTTGTCTACGGAGGCATCTCACCCATCTGGGGACTTCCCTGGGGTCCAATTGCCGCCGGACTTTCCAGCAATGCCTCTTCTGTGACCATTCCcgttgatgctgaagcCATTGCATCTCTGATCCACGTGGACGACGTAGCTACTGGATTTGTTGCCGCTGTCGAGAACCTGCCTATCCTGTCTAAGACGTACCCTGTCTTCGACCTGTCCACCAGTTTCGAGCCTGTGGCCCTCATCAACCAACTGGCGGCCCGAGCCCTTGGCTACAAAGGCAAGCTCGAGTACCACGTCCCCGACGGGCCAGACGGGCTCTTCCCCCGTGCCTTCGGCACCACGCTCAACAGCTCCGGTAGCCGTTTGACCGCCCTCACCGGCTGGCGTCCCACCAAACTGTCGATGCTCAGCGAGGTCGATATCTACGCACAAGCCTGGCTCGCCGCCAACAACTAA
- a CDS encoding carbohydrate binding domain protein — translation MSDEPPPVDNPTPENPTPENPTPENPTPENPTPEPSEPATPGEPGGSVISNTCRWVHRRLHNCRLMYQNWWVGVNIWDMIFLESYRAERRARHAPIAKPTGVHLPLVN, via the coding sequence ATGTCTGATGAACCCCCACCAGTAGATAACCCCACTCCTGAAAATCCTACCCCTGAGAATCCTACCCCTGAGAATCCCACTCCCGAGAACCCCACTCCCGAACCCAGTGAACCAGCCACTCCCGGAGAGCCAGGTGGCTCAGTCATCAGCAACACCTGCCGATGGGTTCACCGCCGACTTCACAACTGCCGTCTGATGTACCAAAACTGGTGGGTAGGAGTCAACATTTGGGACATGATTTTCCTGGAGAGTTACCGGGCCGAACGACGAGCTCGTCATGCTCCTATTGCCAAACCCACCGGAGTTCATCTCCCATTAGTAAACTAA
- the CYC3 gene encoding holocytochrome c synthase CYC3 (Cytochrome c heme lyase (holocytochrome c synthase); attaches heme to apo-cytochrome c (Cyc1p or Cyc7p) in the mitochondrial intermembrane space; human ortholog may have a role in microphthalmia with linear skin defects (MLS); GO_component: GO:0016020 - membrane [Evidence IEA]; GO_component: GO:0005743 - mitochondrial inner membrane [Evidence IEA,IEA]; GO_component: GO:0005758 - mitochondrial intermembrane space [Evidence IDA] [PMID 1656231]; GO_component: GO:0005739 - mitochondrion [Evidence IEA,IEA]; GO_component: GO:0005739 - mitochondrion [Evidence IDA] [PMID 16823961]; GO_function: GO:0004408 - holocytochrome-c synthase activity [Evidence IEA,IEA]; GO_function: GO:0004408 - holocytochrome-c synthase activity [Evidence IDA] [PMID 3034577]; GO_function: GO:0016829 - lyase activity [Evidence IEA]; GO_function: GO:0046872 - metal ion binding [Evidence IEA]; GO_process: GO:0018063 - cytochrome c-heme linkage [Evidence IDA] [PMID 3034577]): MGWFWADSSASVQPVAAVPECPVDHGKFTSQFAKPEGGDGAKCPVDHSKFTKKFTEKNAEEAKCPVDHSKFAKVAGGSGSGAPASSSSTSTNSASGGSWWWPFGSIGGVSTGSSDINPLNNMPDLSSQRAPGQKLALPTERTMSSIPKGTANGDGVWEYPSPQQMLNAMIRKGGGEIPEDAVESMVDVHNFLNEEAWEEILKWEEPYTKKSTVSPRLLKFTGRPDDMSPRAQMLQMLGKVFPAKYGTQPPFDRHDWTVLRASSTKDQQQQDWQQVRYVIDYYAGPDTDDGMPTFILDVRPALDSVSSAVDRFDKVTDGILAKAMGWEK; the protein is encoded by the exons ATGGGTTGGTTTTGGGCTGATTCCAGTGCTAGCGTGCAGCCGGTGGCTGCCGTTCCAGAG TGCCCAGTTGACCACGGCAAGTTCACGAGCCAGTTTGCGAAGCCAGAGGGCGGAGACGGTGCTAAATGTCCAGTGGACCATTCGAAGTTCACTAAAAAGTTTACTGAAAAGAATGCTGAGGAAGCAAAGTGTCCGGTTGACCATTCGAAGTTCGCCAAAGTCgctggtggttctggttcagGTGCTCCAGCCAGttccagtagcaccagcaccaacagtgCAAGTGGTGGTAGCTGGTGGTGGCCGTTTGGTTCGATTGGTGGTGTGTCGACAGGGTCGTCAGATATCAATCCGTTGAATAACATGCCGGATTTGTCGTCGCAGCGAGCGCCAGGTCAGAAACTGGCGTTGCCAACTGAGAGGACAATGTCGTCAATTCCAAAGGGTACTGCTAATGGCGACGGTGTATGGGAGTATCCATCGCCTCAACAGATGCTGAATGCCATGATTCGTAAAGGAGGAGGGGAGATTCCTGAAGATGCAGTCGAGTCAATGGTCGATGTTCACAACTTTCTCAATGAAGAGGCTTGGGAAGAGATTCTGAAATGGGAAGAACCATACACAAAAAAGTCGACGGTAAGTCCTCGTTTGCTGAAATTTACAGGCCGTCCTGACGATATGTCGCCTCGTGCACAGATGCTCCAGATGCTGGGTAAAGTGTTCCCGGCTAAATATGGCACACAACCTCCATTTGATCGCCACGATTGGACGGTTCTGCGAGCATCATCTACCaaggaccagcagcagcaggattGGCAGCAGGTGCGGTATGTTATTGATTATTATGCCGGTCCTGATACTGATGATGGTATGCCGACGTTTATTCTTGACGTGCGTCCGGCTTTAGACAGTGTTTCTAGTGCGGTAGACCGGTTTGACAAAGTTACTGATGGTATTTTGGCCAAAGCCATGGGCTGGGAAAAGTAG